ATCTCGCCGCGGTCGCTAATGGCCGAGTTGATGCTGGCCACCTCACGAACTTTGTTATCCAACACAATCGCCATCGAACCAGGGCTTGAGCTCGTCGCCGAGTGCGCACTCGTGTACGCGTAGAAGCGCTTGCCTGCCTCCGTTGTCAGCGTAAACGTAATGTTCGGACGGCCATTCTGGTCCGTCGATGGCTGGGCATCGCGGAAGTCCGTTCCCTCGACCTCGCTCACCCGCTTCAACAGCCATACCTGGTCAGGCGCGCCTGCAGAGGACGAACCATGTACCAGAATTGCGTCCGCAGGAATCATCCCGCCGTTCGACTGCAAAGCATCCTGGTCACTCGCAAAAGGACCGCCCACCACCGCATGAATCTCCAGCTTGGCCGTGGATTGGATCACCTCTTCCACGCGGGCCGGATCATCCAGACCGGGTAACTCCACCAGGATCTGGTTATCGCCCAAACCATACTTCTGGATCACCGGCTCGGTTACGCCCAGCTTGTCGATACGGTCACGGATCGTCTCGACGGAGGTCTCTACCGTTCGGTTGGTCAGGTCAGTAGCGGCAGACTGTTTCATCGTCAGCGTCTGGCTGCCGTCCGGATTCGTTCCCAGGTCATACGAGGAGTAGTTCAACCCGTTGAAGATCGTCCGGGCATCGCTGATCTTGTCGGTCGGAATCCCGGTCACGATGATCGTCTGGGGACGAGCCGAATCGGACCGCGCAGCCGTCACCCCCGAGATGCCGGCTGCCTGCAGATCGGTCTGCAAACGGGCCGCGTCGCGATCTACAGCCGAAGCAACGGCCTCATTCGTATGAACCTGGAGGACCAGGTGGGTTCCACCCTTGAGGTCCAGTCCCAGATTGATGCGCCGGGTGATCGATTCCTTCAGACCACCCTTCGGGATTCCTACAATGCCGTAGCAGAAGACCAACAGCACTGCAACGATGAATGCCGTTTTACCGGCCAGATTCTTTCCCATTGTCTCTCTTCACAGCGATACGGCAAGATCGCTTACAGCTTCTGCCGCATCCATTTCCTTATCAAATCTTTGTTTCTTCTTTTAAGCTGCCGATTCGTCTGTCGTCACGGCAGCGATCGCGCTCTTTACAAACTCCAGCTTCACGCCATCAGGCTGCACCCGAAGAATAACCGAATCGTCCTTAACCGACAGCACCGTGCCGCGGATTCCGCCATTCGTGGTCACGCGGTCTCCGGACTTGATCTTTCCCAGCATCTCCTGCCATTTTTTTTGCTTCCGCTGGTTTGGGACGATCATCAAAAAATACAGCACGATAAAGAACAGAATCGGCAGAGCTAGACCGCCAAGACTTCCCAGACCGCTCGTCGCGCTCTGCAACCACATTGCAACCATTCTTAAAAACTCCGTCCCTTGGGTGACATCAGGCACCGCGCTCAAAAGACGCGAAAATGCAGCCCTCCGCGGTTGAGGCTGTAATTTTGATGCCTAGCCCCTAAGCATCGCTGCTCATGCACCCCGGTGTCAAGAAAACCCCGGCCGTTCCTCAATCAAAATTCCCCCCGAAACCCTACTCTCCATCACCCAGCGAACGGAACGGACCAACGCTGAAATGGTCGAACGTTACCGAAAAATCCTCCTTACCCGGCGCTGCCGCCATCATGCCGATCCTGACCGGAACCTCCGGAGGAAAATACGCCTGACGCACCATCGTCCACGTTGCGTCGTCCAACGAGTAATCGATCTGCACCGTGTCCTTATGTCGTTGAAGACGCAGCCAGATCGACCCCGGGCGATTCACTTGCGGGATCACCGACCAATCCGAGGCTTCCCGCGTCACCACCGCACTGACATTCTGCTGCCCGTTCGCAAACTCAATCCCTGTCTTGATCCAGTTCTTCTCATCGATCCGGATCATCAGGCCGGCATGATGGTAGAGCTCGCGGTAGGTTCCTGCAATGCGGACTTTCGCCTCAAAATCGCCGATCTGTTCCACATATCGAAACGGCCCATTGTCCCGAATCGCCCCACTGTGCGTCACTCTCCAATAGTCTGTGCCCGCGGGGACCGTCACGGTCAATACACCGGACGACTCGCTCCATTGAGCAGGCTCATGTTCCCAGGTAAGTTGAATAGTCTGCCCGTTTAGTTCGAGAGCCAAGATGATCCCTCCAGCAGTTAGTCTATGCCACCAGAAAATCTCCGATCTTCTTTACTGAGAGCAGGAAGTATTGGTTGCCGTATCTCTTATCGCCTCTATTAAATGAGTCCTTTCCGGGAGCAGCATACTCCCATAGCCAAGAGGTCGCCCATGACTCCTTTGTCATCTTCTTCCATTGAGCGTTTCGCGGCCCTCCGGGCCTCCTTCCGCCGTCTTCACGAGTCTGGATTTTTCATAATCCCCAATCCCTGGGATGTCGGGACGGCCCGTTATCTTCGCTCGCTAGGGTTCAAGGCATTGGCCACGACCAGTTCCGGATTCGCCATGTCCAACGGTCTTCCGGATGCAGACTGGGCTGTACCCCGCGATGCCATGCTCGGACACATCCGCTCCATCGTCACCTCCGTGGACCTCCCCGTGAATGCAGACTTCGAGTCCGGCTACGCCCACTCCCCCGAAGATGTCGCCGCCAACGTCCGTCTCTGCGTCGCTACCGGAGTCGCCGGGCTTTCCATCGAAGACGCCACCGGCGACCCGAACCGCCCTCACTACGACCTGTCTTTGGCGACCGAACGCATCCGTGCGGCTAAGGAGGCAATCGGCAAATCGGGAGTCCTGTTGACCGCGCGCGCCGAGTGCTTCCTGACCGGTCACCCCGATCCCTTGCGGGAATCCCTCCGCCGCCTCGAGGCCTATGCCGTCGCCGGAGCCGACGTGCTCTACGCCCCTGGCG
This portion of the Edaphobacter sp. 4G125 genome encodes:
- the secD gene encoding protein translocase subunit SecD, whose protein sequence is MGKNLAGKTAFIVAVLLVFCYGIVGIPKGGLKESITRRINLGLDLKGGTHLVLQVHTNEAVASAVDRDAARLQTDLQAAGISGVTAARSDSARPQTIIVTGIPTDKISDARTIFNGLNYSSYDLGTNPDGSQTLTMKQSAATDLTNRTVETSVETIRDRIDKLGVTEPVIQKYGLGDNQILVELPGLDDPARVEEVIQSTAKLEIHAVVGGPFASDQDALQSNGGMIPADAILVHGSSSAGAPDQVWLLKRVSEVEGTDFRDAQPSTDQNGRPNITFTLTTEAGKRFYAYTSAHSATSSSPGSMAIVLDNKVREVASINSAISDRGEIEGGFTKQQAQDLSLMLRTGALPASISFLETRTVGPSLGAASIRQGIVAAVAGLLAVMVFMLIYYRGAGINACLALILNLVILLGFMGFAGSVLTLPGIAGVILTIGMGVDSNVLIFERIREELRAGKSAAIAVQQGFAHAWVTIIDTHVTTIVSALILFLFGTGPVRGFAVTLAFGLLANLFTAVYVSRVIFDSHLKGKERGAVISI
- the yajC gene encoding preprotein translocase subunit YajC, whose product is MVAMWLQSATSGLGSLGGLALPILFFIVLYFLMIVPNQRKQKKWQEMLGKIKSGDRVTTNGGIRGTVLSVKDDSVILRVQPDGVKLEFVKSAIAAVTTDESAA
- a CDS encoding DUF1349 domain-containing protein → MALELNGQTIQLTWEHEPAQWSESSGVLTVTVPAGTDYWRVTHSGAIRDNGPFRYVEQIGDFEAKVRIAGTYRELYHHAGLMIRIDEKNWIKTGIEFANGQQNVSAVVTREASDWSVIPQVNRPGSIWLRLQRHKDTVQIDYSLDDATWTMVRQAYFPPEVPVRIGMMAAAPGKEDFSVTFDHFSVGPFRSLGDGE
- a CDS encoding isocitrate lyase/PEP mutase family protein is translated as MTPLSSSSIERFAALRASFRRLHESGFFIIPNPWDVGTARYLRSLGFKALATTSSGFAMSNGLPDADWAVPRDAMLGHIRSIVTSVDLPVNADFESGYAHSPEDVAANVRLCVATGVAGLSIEDATGDPNRPHYDLSLATERIRAAKEAIGKSGVLLTARAECFLTGHPDPLRESLRRLEAYAVAGADVLYAPGARTRPEIEAIVKVANPLPVNVLVTSSAPLSLPQLEQLGVRRVSTGSALARAAWTGFIAAARGMAREHTMAGLDHITSFDELNSFFRKDRAELAIAEADSTPPAKPLG